The Lactuca sativa cultivar Salinas chromosome 2, Lsat_Salinas_v11, whole genome shotgun sequence genome includes a window with the following:
- the LOC111889146 gene encoding protein YLS7 isoform X2, with translation MGLGSPKSMASAYPKTLVPIAASIGGLALFLVFASLLLVDQPIGSKVSGANDTDTTRKIVDSATNKTVDTNINKTIESDVNKTIDSGINKTVDAGIKKSVDSGCDLYDGKWVYDSGGPLYTNNSCPVLTQMQNCQGNGRPDKEYENWRWKPTKCNLPRFDPKKFLELMRGKTLAFVGDSVARNQMESMLCILWQAEAPKNRGNKRMQRYYFRSTSVTIIRIWSSWLVHKTTENFDFAPEGVDKLHLDIPDETFLNDIPTFDILVLSSGHWFAKKAVYILNNEIVGGQLWWPDKSRLKKIESPEAFKISVATIMSTLVSSPGYTGLTVVRSYSPDHYEGGAWNTGGSCTGKVKPAVDLVENGFTNMMHDKQVLGFNLGVKNKTNKSRVVFMDITKAFAYRYDGHPGPYRSLDPNKVVKRSADGRPPPQDCLHWCMPGPVDTWNELLAEVIRRDFEGGD, from the exons ATGGGATTAGGTTCCCCTAAATCAATGGCTTCTGCATATCCTAAGACACTTGTACCAATTGCAGCTTCAATTGGGGGACTTGCCTTGTTCTTAGTTTTTGCTTCTTTGCTTCTTGTCGATCAGCCAATTGGATCTAAAGTTAGTGG GGCTAATGATACAGATACAACCAGAAAGATTGTTGATTCAGCTACCAACAAGACTGTTGATACAAATATCAACAAGACCATTGAGTCAGATGTCAACAAGACCATTGACTCAGGTATCAACAAGACTGTGGATGCAGGTATCAAGAAGAGTGTTGATTCAG GATGTGATTTGTATGATGGGAAATGGGTATATGACTCGGGTGGTCCTTTATACACAAACAATTCATGCCCTGTGTTGACACAGATGCAAAACTGCCAAGGAAACGGTAGGCCTGATAAGGAGTATGAGAATTGGCGATGGAAACCCACAAAATGCAATCTTCCAAGATTTGACCCCAAAAAGTTTCTAGAATTGATGAGAGGAAAGACATTAGCTTTTGTAGGTGACTCTGTTGCCAGAAATCAGATGGAGTCAATGTTATGCATTCTTTGGCAG GCGGAAGCTCCAAAAAACCGTGGGAATAAAAGAATGCAACGATATTATTTCCGATCAACATCCGTAACAATCATACGAATATGGTCATCATGGCTAGTCCACAAAACAaccgaaaattttgattttgcacCCGAGGGTGTAGACAAGCTCCACCTTGATATCCCTGATGAAACTTTTCTAAATGACATTCCCACTTTTGACATTCTCGTCCTTTCCTCTGGTCACTGGTTCGCAAAAAAAGCCGTTTACATTTTAAACAATGAAATCGTGGGCGGACAATTATGGTGGCCTGACAAATCCCGTCTAAAAAAAATCGAATCCCCCGAAGCTTTTAAAATATCTGTAGCAACTATTATGTCCACCCTCGTGAGTAGCCCGGGTTACACCGGGCTAACTGTGGTCCGGTCTTATTCACCGGACCACTACGAGGGTGGAGCCTGGAACACAGGCGGGTCATGCACTGGGAAGGTGAAGCCCGCTGTGGATTTAGTTGAGAATGGGTTTACAAATATGATGCATGATAAACAAGTGTTGGGGTTTAATCTTGGTGTGAAAAATAAAACGAATAAATCACGGGTTGTGTTTATGGATATTACAAAAGCTTTTGCGTATAGGTATGATGGTCATCCGGGCCCGTATAGGAGTCTTGACCCGAATAAGGTGGTGAAAAGGAGTGCGGATGGGCGGCCCCCACCGCAGGATTGTTTGCATTGGTGTATGCCGGGCCCGGTTGACACGTGGAATGAGTTGTTGGCTGAGGTTATAAGGAGGGATTTTGAGGGTGGGGATTGA
- the LOC111889146 gene encoding protein YLS7 isoform X1 produces the protein MGLGSPKSMASAYPKTLVPIAASIGGLALFLVFASLLLVDQPIGSKVSGYFFNLDQASKVDLSPFNNETSIFEIKDRANDTDTTRKIVDSATNKTVDTNINKTIESDVNKTIDSGINKTVDAGIKKSVDSGCDLYDGKWVYDSGGPLYTNNSCPVLTQMQNCQGNGRPDKEYENWRWKPTKCNLPRFDPKKFLELMRGKTLAFVGDSVARNQMESMLCILWQAEAPKNRGNKRMQRYYFRSTSVTIIRIWSSWLVHKTTENFDFAPEGVDKLHLDIPDETFLNDIPTFDILVLSSGHWFAKKAVYILNNEIVGGQLWWPDKSRLKKIESPEAFKISVATIMSTLVSSPGYTGLTVVRSYSPDHYEGGAWNTGGSCTGKVKPAVDLVENGFTNMMHDKQVLGFNLGVKNKTNKSRVVFMDITKAFAYRYDGHPGPYRSLDPNKVVKRSADGRPPPQDCLHWCMPGPVDTWNELLAEVIRRDFEGGD, from the exons ATGGGATTAGGTTCCCCTAAATCAATGGCTTCTGCATATCCTAAGACACTTGTACCAATTGCAGCTTCAATTGGGGGACTTGCCTTGTTCTTAGTTTTTGCTTCTTTGCTTCTTGTCGATCAGCCAATTGGATCTAAAGTTAGTGGGTACTTTTTTAACCTAGATCAAGCTAGCAAAGTTGATTTATCTCCCTTTAATAATGAAACAAGCATATTTGAGATCAAGGATAGGGCTAATGATACAGATACAACCAGAAAGATTGTTGATTCAGCTACCAACAAGACTGTTGATACAAATATCAACAAGACCATTGAGTCAGATGTCAACAAGACCATTGACTCAGGTATCAACAAGACTGTGGATGCAGGTATCAAGAAGAGTGTTGATTCAG GATGTGATTTGTATGATGGGAAATGGGTATATGACTCGGGTGGTCCTTTATACACAAACAATTCATGCCCTGTGTTGACACAGATGCAAAACTGCCAAGGAAACGGTAGGCCTGATAAGGAGTATGAGAATTGGCGATGGAAACCCACAAAATGCAATCTTCCAAGATTTGACCCCAAAAAGTTTCTAGAATTGATGAGAGGAAAGACATTAGCTTTTGTAGGTGACTCTGTTGCCAGAAATCAGATGGAGTCAATGTTATGCATTCTTTGGCAG GCGGAAGCTCCAAAAAACCGTGGGAATAAAAGAATGCAACGATATTATTTCCGATCAACATCCGTAACAATCATACGAATATGGTCATCATGGCTAGTCCACAAAACAaccgaaaattttgattttgcacCCGAGGGTGTAGACAAGCTCCACCTTGATATCCCTGATGAAACTTTTCTAAATGACATTCCCACTTTTGACATTCTCGTCCTTTCCTCTGGTCACTGGTTCGCAAAAAAAGCCGTTTACATTTTAAACAATGAAATCGTGGGCGGACAATTATGGTGGCCTGACAAATCCCGTCTAAAAAAAATCGAATCCCCCGAAGCTTTTAAAATATCTGTAGCAACTATTATGTCCACCCTCGTGAGTAGCCCGGGTTACACCGGGCTAACTGTGGTCCGGTCTTATTCACCGGACCACTACGAGGGTGGAGCCTGGAACACAGGCGGGTCATGCACTGGGAAGGTGAAGCCCGCTGTGGATTTAGTTGAGAATGGGTTTACAAATATGATGCATGATAAACAAGTGTTGGGGTTTAATCTTGGTGTGAAAAATAAAACGAATAAATCACGGGTTGTGTTTATGGATATTACAAAAGCTTTTGCGTATAGGTATGATGGTCATCCGGGCCCGTATAGGAGTCTTGACCCGAATAAGGTGGTGAAAAGGAGTGCGGATGGGCGGCCCCCACCGCAGGATTGTTTGCATTGGTGTATGCCGGGCCCGGTTGACACGTGGAATGAGTTGTTGGCTGAGGTTATAAGGAGGGATTTTGAGGGTGGGGATTGA
- the LOC111889137 gene encoding uncharacterized protein LOC111889137: MVNKAWRIIPRPIMETVLNNHAHRHRVHQPLILHGPRGVGKTTLILERHLENWNKGPHVTGNVDFAQSIEENHPYHGHSFPWASWSNCKPPSLPTLRTQLEQCLESMAEKGVQLGTISSHQICKTLGKWHNLDTSLKRIIQTKNETTTSKKVLSNKVSTLSLWDKAVCTLTARLNATEIDEMLGLKEKGKNVSLQEASYYREAIVALKLAKEVIRVQQGFRANAVKHLNTTGGFSRTLANSATDWPYLLLELLSGAAQSDYFQPKLVINNIEVLKIAALVDDSSVSGSMYHDSLIWRIIALGANEMCLPVILITSDSYYSYGAYMDFGFPDIFISRETFGWTPQQAKVHMVPDYFSQSEWDLIVEVLGPNPRHLFEIYALKQSNYYQSVMDDKESTFEDVIDAYLAHLQVTVVNPAMDRALSILQKFALDAQKGKIVKDKLRFGAPWKHPPRKDDPCLRSQWAKLQLMDFIQCLVSAEFGINYFADCSLEIFDDPSVDAMMEVGLLYVQRDPSFFRPISRAIQRCLVRWLVQERIHMSFKNSLLFRWHRVLRGRSYRHLMLQVGNK, from the exons ATGGTGAACAAAGCATGGCGGATCATACCAAGACCAATCATGGAAACCGTTCTCAACAACCACGCTCACCGCCACCGCGTCCATCAACCACTCATTCTCCACGGTCCCCGTGGTGTCGGCAAGACCACCCTCATCCTTGAAC GGCATCTCGAGAACTGGAACAAGGGGCCTCATGTCACCGGTAACGTCGACTTCGCACAATCAATTGAAGAGAACCACCCATACCATGGTCATTCGTTTCCATGGGCATCTTGGTCGAATTGCAAACCACCATCTCTCCCCACCCTCCGGACCCAACTTGAGCAGTGTCTTGAGTCCATGGCTGAAAAGGGTGTTCAACTCGGTACCATAAGCTCCCACCAGATTTGCAAAACTCTTGGAAAATGGCATAACCTGGATACATCTCTCAAAAGAATTATTCAAACTAAGAACGAAACAACCACCTCCAAGAAGGTTTTGTCCAATAAAGTTTCAACATTATCTTTGTGGGACAAGGCTGTATGCACGCTAACTGCTCGACTAAATGCCACAGAGATCGACGAGATGTTGGGGTTAAAAGAGAAGGGTAAAAACGTGAGTCTCCAAGAGGCTTCTTATTATAGGGAAGCGATAGTTGCTCTGAAACTCGCTAAGGAAGTGATCAGGGTTCAACAAGGGTTTAGGGCTAACGCTGTTAAACATTTGAATACAACTGGTGGGTTTTCAAGAACTTTGGCTAATTCAGCTACTGATTGGCCCTATTTGTTGCTTGAGTTGTTGTCTGGAGCTGCTCAATCTGACTACTTTCAG CCAAAGTTGGTAATAAACAATATCGAAGTCTTGAAAATTGCTGCTTTGGTGGATGATTCATCAGTCTCTGGATCCATGTATCATGACAGTCTGATATGGAGAATAATAGCTTTAGGTGCAAATGAGATGTGTTTGCCTGTTATTCTCATAACTTCTGACAG CTATTATTCATACGGAGCTTATATGGATTTTGGGTTTCCTGACATTTTCATTTCCCGTGAG ACATTTGGATGGACTCCACAACAAGCCAAAGTACATATGGTTCCAGATTACTTTAGCCAATCAGAG TGGGATTTAATTGTTGAGGTGCTTGGGCCAAATCCACGTCATCTTTTTGAGATATATGCTCTAAAACAGAGCAATTACTACCAGTC GGTCATGGATGATAAAGAAAGTACATTTGAGGACGTTATAGATGCATATCTAGCACATTTGCAA GTTACTGTTGTCAATCCTGCAATGGATAGAGCACTGTCAATCTTGCAAAAGTTTGCTCTTGATGCTCAAAAGGGCAAAATTGTAAAAGACAAATTACGATTTGGTGCCCCTTGGAAGCACCCACCACGTAAGGATGACCCTTGCCTGCGTTCTCAATGGGCAAAGCTTCAACTAATGGATTTCATCCAATGTTTAGTCAGTGCCGAGTTTGGG ATTAATTATTTTGCGGATTGTAGCCTTGAGATCTTTGATGATCCTTCCGTTGATGCAATGATGGAG GTTGGTTTACTGTATGTGCAGCGTGATCCATCTTTCTTTCGCCCAATATCTCGGGCTATTCAGAGATGTCTTGTGAGATG GCTTGTTCAGGAGAGAATTCACATGAGCTTTAAAAATTCACTGCTTTTTCGCTGGCATCGGGTTTTAAGAGGACGTAGCTATCGTCATCTCATGTTGCAAGTCGGCAATAAATAG